In Fusarium oxysporum f. sp. lycopersici 4287 chromosome 2, whole genome shotgun sequence, a genomic segment contains:
- a CDS encoding STIP1 likey and U-box containing protein 1, translating to MSKSLQLKNEGNKCFQAGDYVGADSLYSKAIIADPKNPALYTNRAMARLKLNYWDSVITDCEACLQLTPDNMKARYYLAQAQIALRDYDAALENALHAHKLCAATGDRSLAAVTALVLRCKKERWDDLEKKRVRESQDLEREMLELLTKDKEAMLAETDDGMVRQEIEEESDAKIERMKEIFERARADGEKKREVPDWAIDDISFGFMVDPVMVSSSPRSNAMLANKVQTKTGKSYERASIMEHLNRHHSDPLTREPLVPSELRPNLALKQACEEFLEQNGWAADW from the exons ATGTCTAAGTCGCTACAGCTCAAGAACGAAGGAAACAAATGTTTCCAGGCGGGGGACTACGTCGGCGCCGATAGCCTCTACTCCAAAGC CATCATCGCCGACCCCAAAAATCCAGCTCTTTACACTAATCGCGCCATGGCCCGTCTTAAGCTTAATTATTGGGACTCAGTAATCACCGACTGCGAGGCTTGTTTGCAGCTAACGCCAGACAACATGAAGGCCCGGTACTACCTTGCGCAAGCACAGATCGCTCTTCGCGACTATGACGCTGCGCTTGAGAACGCTCTGCATGCGCACAAGCTGTGCGCCGCCACGGGAGATCGCTCGCTCGCTGCTGTGACGGCTCTCGTTCTTCGCTGCAAGAAAGAGCGCTGGGAcgatcttgagaagaagcggGTTCGCGAATCGCAAGATCTTGAAAGGGAGATGCTTGAATTATTGACAAAGGACAAAGAGGCTATGCTGGCCGAGACGGATGATGGGATGGTGAGGCAGGAaatcgaggaggagagcgATGCCAAGATTGAGAGGATGAAAGAGATCTTTGAGAGAGCAAGGGCAGAtggtgagaagaagagagaggtTCCAGACTGGGCCATTGACGATATCAGCTTTGGATTCATGGTTGATCCCGTCATGGTAAGTTCCTCACCACGATCGAATGCCATGCTTGCTAACAAGGTACAGACCAAGACTGGAAAGTCATACGAGCGCGCGTCTATCATGGAGCACCTCAACAGACACCATAGCGATCCTCTCACTCGCGAGCCACTTGTGCCTTCTGAGCTACGGCCAAACCTGGCGTTGAAGCAGGCGTGCGAAGAGTTCCTCGAGCAAAACGGTTGGGCTGCCGATTGGTAG
- a CDS encoding alpha-1,2 glucosyltransferase ALG10, whose protein sequence is MILAFLVLKCRREIEARLYEAHASTRLRNTSQYAVHTALNIALFPLLFFFSGLYYTDVVSTAAVLVAYLNHLKRIGRDRSSALNDLTTIFLGIVTLFFRQTNVFWVVVYMGGLEAVHAVKTLRPEQVDQPVILTLFRQIKYFAWRYSLGDVHDPPLHMMWPDDMLFCVLSLGIAAICNPIHVIRQIWPYVAVLVSFGGFVAWNGGVVLGDKSNHVATIHLPQMLYIWPFFAFFSLPLLVPYALPIINIGLRILPQAGSPTSTSKPAPEANAEPASFSFSKSRRSGSSDKDSATGSSDRKYPRPSKPLEIASFIFGIKLILWPLYLLATIVLSLAIVRYNTIIHPFTLADNRHYMFYIFRYTIRRASWIRYALVVPYTLSRWMTWGTVAGCSRFFTIHTRACSVYGNGTGNPPFLSHPMVTNVGFSPRQTYTPFPTEVTENSQDTSKDQELSKALEDDPLLASVIPASTSTGLIFLLATTLSLMTAPLVEPRYFIIPWVMWRLLVPAWRLHDHGGYSDIASRLSNHPKTRPLFEFFQHYDLRLIIETFWFIAINVATGYIFLTKPYIWKAEDGTVLDDGRLQRFMW, encoded by the exons ATGATACTCGCCTTCTTGGTCCTGAAGTGCCGTCGAGAGATCGAGGCACGTCTCTATGAAGCTCACGCCTCGACCCGGCTACGCAATACTTCACAATATGCAGTTCACACCGCACTCAATATCGCCCtctttcctcttctcttcttcttctctggacTTTACTACACCGATGTTGTATCTACTGCAGCCGTCCTGGTCGCGTACTTGAACCACTTGAAGCGCATTGGTCGAGATCGTAGTTCTGCCTTGAACGATCTAACAACAATCTTCCTTGGAATTGTCACGCTTTTCTTTCGCCAGACCAATGTCTTCTGGGTAGTTGTGTATATGGGTGGCCTAGAAGCTGTCCATGCTGTCAAGACATTGCGGCCAGAGCAGGTTGATCAGCCAGTTATCTTAACGCTCTTTAGGCAGATCAAGTATTTTGCATGGAGATATTCCCTTGGGGATGTCCATGACCCCCCACTGCACATGATGTGGCCAGATG ACATGCTCTTCTGTGTCTTGAGCCTGGGAATCGCAGCGATTTGCAACCCAATCCACGTCATTAGGCAAATATGGCCTTACGTTGCTGTCCTTGTCTCATTTGGTGGCTTCGTAGCATGGAACGGTGGTGTTGTCCTCG GTGACAAATCCAACCATGTTGCTACTATCCACCTCCCACAGATGCTCTACATATGGcctttctttgctttcttctctctacCACTTCTGGTACCGTATGCCCTACCCATCATTAACATAGGACTGCGAATACTCCCGCAGGCTGGATCGCCTACATCAACTAGCAAACCAGCCCCCGAGGCCAATGCAGAGCCGGCCTCATTTTCCTTCAGCAAGTCACGAAGGTCAGGAAGCTCTGACAAAGACTCGGCGACTGGCAGCTCGGACAGGAAATACCCACGTCCATCGAAGCCACTGGAAATCGCCAGCTTCATCTTTGGGATTAAGCTTATACTCTGGCCCCTCTACCTCCTTGCGACCATAGTGCTCTCCCTCGCCATCGTACGCTACAACACTATTATCCACCCCTTCACTCTGGCTGACAACCGCCATTACATGTTCTACATCTTTCGATACACCATCCGACGGGCTTCTTGGATTCGATATGCTTTGGTTGTCCCCTATACCTTGTCTCGGTGGATGACGTGGGGTACCGTCGCTGGCTGTTCACGGTTCTTCACAATTCACACGCGTGCCTGTTCTGTTTATGGGAATGGAACAGGAAATCCTCCCTTCCTGAGTCATCCTATGGTGACTAACGTTGGGTTTTCGCCAAGACAGACTTATACTCCCTTTCCAACTGAGGTAACGGAGAATTCTCAGGATACTTCCAAAGATCAAGAACTGAGCAAGGCTTTGGAAGATGACCCTCTTCTTGCTTCCGTTATACCAGCTTCCACTTCGACTGGACTCATATTCTTGCTTGCCACAACCTTATCACTCATGACGGCCCCGCTAGTAGAGCCACGATACTTTATCATACCCTGGGTGATGTGGAGGCTGCTTGTACCTGCGTGGAGGCTTCACGACCATGGTGGTTACAGCGATATTGCTTCTAGGCTCTCAAATCACCCAAAGACCAGGCCTTTGTTTGAGTTCTTTCAACACTACGATCTGCGTCTTATCATTGAAACGTTTTGGTTCATCGCCATCAATGTTGCAACAGGCTACATCTTCCTCACCAAGCCTTACATTTGGAAGGCGGAAGATGGGACTGTGCTGGACGACGGTCGACTTCAAAGATTTATGTGGTAA
- a CDS encoding STIP1 likey and U-box containing protein 1 yields MARLKLNYWDSVITDCEACLQLTPDNMKARYYLAQAQIALRDYDAALENALHAHKLCAATGDRSLAAVTALVLRCKKERWDDLEKKRVRESQDLEREMLELLTKDKEAMLAETDDGMVRQEIEEESDAKIERMKEIFERARADGEKKREVPDWAIDDISFGFMVDPVMTKTGKSYERASIMEHLNRHHSDPLTREPLVPSELRPNLALKQACEEFLEQNGWAADW; encoded by the exons ATGGCCCGTCTTAAGCTTAATTATTGGGACTCAGTAATCACCGACTGCGAGGCTTGTTTGCAGCTAACGCCAGACAACATGAAGGCCCGGTACTACCTTGCGCAAGCACAGATCGCTCTTCGCGACTATGACGCTGCGCTTGAGAACGCTCTGCATGCGCACAAGCTGTGCGCCGCCACGGGAGATCGCTCGCTCGCTGCTGTGACGGCTCTCGTTCTTCGCTGCAAGAAAGAGCGCTGGGAcgatcttgagaagaagcggGTTCGCGAATCGCAAGATCTTGAAAGGGAGATGCTTGAATTATTGACAAAGGACAAAGAGGCTATGCTGGCCGAGACGGATGATGGGATGGTGAGGCAGGAaatcgaggaggagagcgATGCCAAGATTGAGAGGATGAAAGAGATCTTTGAGAGAGCAAGGGCAGAtggtgagaagaagagagaggtTCCAGACTGGGCCATTGACGATATCAGCTTTGGATTCATGGTTGATCCCGTCATG ACCAAGACTGGAAAGTCATACGAGCGCGCGTCTATCATGGAGCACCTCAACAGACACCATAGCGATCCTCTCACTCGCGAGCCACTTGTGCCTTCTGAGCTACGGCCAAACCTGGCGTTGAAGCAGGCGTGCGAAGAGTTCCTCGAGCAAAACGGTTGGGCTGCCGATTGGTAG
- a CDS encoding hypothetical protein (At least one base has a quality score < 10), protein MSFFGFDTTRHNTAAPGFSQSHDPFAGLSGRDGDDDALDFEETYDGLGDQLEETGDAFNDDTFGDSGPAVSRSAGKDFDFFGQTAKVADAIEEEHLRYNRQGPAAKPAASAQAHSSVNQYASADYQSYYSNQPYQQQPYQQPVRSGYEKYREPEALPDLHVDRSIWGIGPSKTAQQASPAPVPAAQPAQHAPSRKVMSLEEVEAAMRSQPKQQTPQPHAADLSYQQPPHGFTAHQQQPPQAHGHGHPVTILQRPQSIQSKPTPPAPGLQATPVQHQQQLHANPTQILQNPNRAGPDAHVPPQHGHHSKQSHGAIPNAAQLQAHPQMQQMSEEEKAAYLDQETKRAKRNHKIWLLSKDNGLMTPQDKNFITRIQLQQLVSATGNPVEGSDASIAEDFYYQVYSHIRAGQRQNPSQPLSNFAQTYLYQTGSRQGGMRRHGRPAENHFQRMEQQVQRAVEAAKNKPKNPQLVIAGSLGKISFSNAKTPKPLLSIKRTESEHQRPNNGKKGSSLDRKTILRNVEKVYQTLMQIEDHVRLIPPPMTGPDEELENKHKEWATILETYNAKLWQELKVHEQIGVVVPHPFIAFLSCAKGEKAIPRLFPHLSFEQRTTILTMIIYHLDQLDVVQGAAITPGEVTTINARMREKIELFISTVMPSLMQYFNDTGLDIVDGVLNLIATKLNVDLIARSRIGVSMLTLILSRAVLLKQTGAGTPEQWDNLDRTFEILFSRLEPSLPYILPGSVNTGEDVYVWQLLAAMGVSATHDQQTRLVLAVKDRVLDTVTVSKTLPPAMGAERLNSVNLFMRSIGLDVELLQ, encoded by the exons ATGTCCTTCTTCGGTTTTGACACCACGCGCCATAACACGGCTGCGCCTGGCTTCTCCCAATCTCACGATCCATTTGCTGGTTTATCAGGCAgggatggcgatgatgatgctctAGACTTCGAGGAGACTTATGACGGTCTTGGAGACCAGCTCGAAGAGACTGGAGACGCATTCAACGACGACACTTTCGGTGACAGTGGCCCGGCAGTCTCTCGCAGTGCTGGCAAGGATTTCGACTTCTTTGGCCAGACTGCCAAGGTTGCGGATGCCATTGAGGAGGAGCATCTTCGCTACAATCGCCAGGGGCCTGCGGCTAAACCTGCTGCTTCTGCTCAGGCTCATTCTTCCGTCAACCAATATGCCTCGGCCGACTACCAGTCTTACTACTCTAACCAGCCTtatcagcaacagccttACCAACAGCCTGTGCGATCTGGTTACGAGAAGTACCGCGAGCCCGAAGCGCTCCCTGATCTCCATGTTGACCGAAGCATCTGGGGCATTGGGCCGTCTAAGACAGCCCAACAAGCATCGCCGGCTCCTGTTCCTGCAGCTCAGCCTGCCCAGCATGCACCCAGTCGCAAAGTCATGAGCTTGGAAGAGGTCGAGGCCGCCATGCGATCTCAGCCCAAGCAGCAGACACCTCAGCCACATGCCGCAGATCTTTCCTATCAGCAGCCGCCTCACGGATTTACtgctcatcagcaacagcctccTCAGGCCCATGGTCATGGCCATCCGGTGACTATTCTGCAGAGGCCCCAAAGCATTCAATCGAAGCCCACGCCGCCCGCCCCGGGTCTTCAAGCGACTCCCGttcagcatcagcagcagctccaTGCCAACCCGACCCAGATTCTGCAGAATCCCAACCGCGCCGGCCCAGATGCGCATGTTCCACCTCAGCATGGACACCACTCCAAGCAGTCCCACGGTGCCATCCCCAATGCCGCGCAGTTACAAGCTCATCCCCAAATGCAGCAGATGtccgaagaagagaaggccGCCTATCTGGATCAAGAGACCAAGAGGGCTAAGCGAAATCATAAGATCTGGCTTCTGTCGAAGGACAACGGTTTGATGACTCCCCAGGACAAGAACTTCATCACCCGTatccagctccagcagcttgTTTCCGCTACCGGCAACCCTGTTGAAGGGTCTGATGCCTCAATTGCCGAGGACTTCTACTACCAGGTTTACAGCCATATTCGAGCTGGCCAGCGCCAAAATCCTAGCCAGCCTCTGAGCAACTTTGCCCAGACATATCTATACCAGACTGGTAGTCGTCAGGGTGGTATGCGTCGCCATGGACGTCCCGCTGAGAACCACTTCCAACGAATGGAGCAGCAGGTTCAGCGTGCTGTCGAAGCtgccaagaacaagcccAAGAACCCTCAGCTGGTCATTGCAGGTAGTCTAGGAAAGATCTCCTTCAGCAACGCGAAGACCCCTAAGCCtctcctcagcatcaagcGCACCGAGAGTGAGCATCAGCGCCCCAACAATGGCAAGAAGGGTTCTAGCCTTGATCGAAAGACCATCCTCCGAAACGTTGAGAAGGTTTATCAAACTCTGATGCAAATCGAGGACCATGTTCGGCTTATCCCACCCCCTATGACCGGTCCcgatgaggagcttgagaacAAGCACAAGGAGTGGGCCACCATTCTAGAGACCTACAACGCCAAGCTCTGGCAAGAGCTCAAGGTCCACGAGCAgattggtgttgttgttccTCATCCATTCATCGCTTTCTTGTCTTGTGCCAAGGGTGAGAAGGCCATTCCTCGTCTCTTCCCTCATCTCTCTTTTGAACAACGAACCACTATCTTGACCATGATTATCTATCATCTCGACCAATTGGATGTCGTCCAGGGCGCTGCTATTACACCGGGCGAGGTGACAACCATCAACGCACGAATGCGTGAGAAGATTGAACTTTTCATCTCTACTGTCATGCCATCACTGATGCAGTATTTCAACGACACTGGCCTGGATATTGTTGATGGAGTTTTGAATCTGATTGCCACCAAGCTCAACGTCGATCTCATTGCTAGATCAAGAATTGGAGTGTCAATGTTGACACTTATTCTCAGTCGTGCCGTGCTTCTCAAACAGACAGGCGCCGGCACTCCTGAGCAGTGGGATAACTT GGACCGAACATTTGAGATCTTGTTCAGTAGACTCGAACCTTCGCTGCCTTATATTCTCCCTGGGAGCGTCAACACTGGAGAGGACGTCTATGTATGGCAGCTTCTTGCAGCTATGGGCGTCAGCGCCACTCACGATCAACAAACTCGTCTGGTCCTTGCTGTCAAGGACCGTGTGCTCGACACTGTCACTGTTTCAAAGACTCTCCCCCCCGCTATGGGAGCAGAGCGGCTGAACAGTGTCAATTTGTTCATGCGATCCATTGGTTTGGATGTCGAGCTTCTCCAGTAA
- a CDS encoding alpha 1,2-mannosyltransferase (At least one base has a quality score < 10) — protein MAAGHTRYVRYIALALFTLTMFYFFSNSKIDTIPVPGSVGNFPGGPGSPSNQQQAPGTIPKSPDAGNNVNFPGQQAPVAEEGDTALTKDDAPAQKPAGEGAGTAGDAPAVPAPQTPKEGPASGELAEAPLAMSPNDPGWNNLQGTAPGPRMNATFVTLARNQDVWEIAESIRQVEDRFNRRYNYDWVFLNDKPFDEQFKKVTTSLCSGKTHYGLIPEEHWSFPEWIDQEKARKVREDMHERKIIYGDSISYRHMCRFESGFFFRQELMMNYEYYWRVEPSVKLFCDIHYDPFRVMHENNKKYSFVLSLYEYIDTIPTLWASTKKFMQNHPEHISSDNSMRFLSDDGGENYNKCHFWSNFEVGSLSWLRSKPYLDFFESLDKDGGFFYERWGDAPVHSIAAGLLLKKEQIHFFEDIAYYHVPFTHCPTDEQRRLDLRCHCNPDNNFDWKGYSCTSRFFELNGMEKPKGYEKQQ, from the exons ATGGCTGCAGGTCATACGCGCTACGTGCGCTATATTGCGCTCGCGCTTTTC ACGCTCACTATGTTTTACTTCTTCTCCAATTCCAAGATCGATACCATCCCCGTTCCTGGCAGTGTCGGTAACTTCCCAGGCGGTCCTGGAAGCCCCAGCAATCAGCAGCAAGCTCCTGGCACCATCCCCAAATCCCCTGATGCCGGCAACAACGTCAACTTCCCCGGCCAGCAAGCACCTGTTGCTGAGGAGGGAGACACTGCTCTCACCAAGGATGATGCTCCCGCTCAGAAGCCCGCCGGCGAGGGTGCCGGTACTGCTGGCGATGCCCCCGCTGTTCCTGCTCCTCAGACTCCCAAAGAGGGTCCTGCTTCAGGCGAGCTTGCTGAGGCTCCTCTGGCTATGTCCCCCAACGACCCTGGCTGGAACAACCTCCAGGGCACTGCTCCCGGTCCCCGCATGAACGCTACATTTGTCACTCTTGCTCGAAACCAGGACGTCTGGGAGATCGCCGAGTCCATTCGACAAGTCGAGGATCGTTTCAACCGCCGATACAACTACGACTGGGTCTTTCTCAATGATAAGCCCTTCGATGAGcagttcaagaaggtcacCACTTCTCTCTGCTCTGGTAAGACTCACTATGGTCTGATTCCCGAGGAGCACTGGTCTTTCCCTGAGTGGATTGACCAGGAGAAGGCCCGCAAGGTCCGTGAGGATATGCACGAGCGAAAGATTATCTATGGTGATTCTATCAGCTACCGTCACATGTGCCGATTCGAgtctggcttcttcttccgacAGGAACTCATGATGAACTACGAGTACTACTGGCGTGTTGAGCCCTCCGTCAAGCTCTTCTGCGACATCCACTACGACCCCTTCCGTGTCATGCACGAGAACAACAAGAAGTACAGTTTTGTTCTCTCTCTTTACGAGTACATCGACACCATTCCTACCCTCTGGGCTAGCACCAAGAAGTTCATGCAGAACCACCCCGAGCATATCTCTTCCGACAACTCTATGCGTTTCCTCAGTGATGACGGTGGTGAGAACTACAACAAGTGCCATTTC TGGTCCAACTTTGAGGTTGGTAGCTTGTCCTGGCTCCGAAGCAAGCCTTACCTCGATTTCTTCGAGTCTCTTGACAAGGACGGTGGTTTCTTCTACGAGCGATGGGGTGATGCTCCTGTCCACTCTATCGCTGCTGGTCTTCTCCTTAAGAAGGAGCAGATTCACTTCTTCGAGGATATCGCCTACTATCACGTTCCTTTCACTCATTGCCCCACTGATGAGCAGCGACGTCTGGATCTCCGTTGCCACTGCAACCCTGATAACAACTTTGACTGGAAGGGTTACTCTT GCACTTCTCGATTCTTCGAGCTCAACGGCATGGAGAAGCCCAAGGGCTACGAGAAGCAGCAGTAG
- a CDS encoding STIP1 likey and U-box containing protein 1 has translation MSKSLQLKNEGNKCFQAGDYVGADSLYSKAIIADPKNPALYTNRAMARLKLNYWDSVITDCEACLQLTPDNMKARYYLAQAQIALRDYDAALENALHAHKLCAATGDRSLAAVTALVLRCKKERWDDLEKKRVRESQDLEREMLELLTKDKEAMLAETDDGMVRQEIEEESDAKIERMKEIFERARADGEKKREVPDWAIDDISFGFMVDPVMTKTGKSYERASIMEHLNRHHSDPLTREPLVPSELRPNLALKQACEEFLEQNGWAADW, from the exons ATGTCTAAGTCGCTACAGCTCAAGAACGAAGGAAACAAATGTTTCCAGGCGGGGGACTACGTCGGCGCCGATAGCCTCTACTCCAAAGC CATCATCGCCGACCCCAAAAATCCAGCTCTTTACACTAATCGCGCCATGGCCCGTCTTAAGCTTAATTATTGGGACTCAGTAATCACCGACTGCGAGGCTTGTTTGCAGCTAACGCCAGACAACATGAAGGCCCGGTACTACCTTGCGCAAGCACAGATCGCTCTTCGCGACTATGACGCTGCGCTTGAGAACGCTCTGCATGCGCACAAGCTGTGCGCCGCCACGGGAGATCGCTCGCTCGCTGCTGTGACGGCTCTCGTTCTTCGCTGCAAGAAAGAGCGCTGGGAcgatcttgagaagaagcggGTTCGCGAATCGCAAGATCTTGAAAGGGAGATGCTTGAATTATTGACAAAGGACAAAGAGGCTATGCTGGCCGAGACGGATGATGGGATGGTGAGGCAGGAaatcgaggaggagagcgATGCCAAGATTGAGAGGATGAAAGAGATCTTTGAGAGAGCAAGGGCAGAtggtgagaagaagagagaggtTCCAGACTGGGCCATTGACGATATCAGCTTTGGATTCATGGTTGATCCCGTCATG ACCAAGACTGGAAAGTCATACGAGCGCGCGTCTATCATGGAGCACCTCAACAGACACCATAGCGATCCTCTCACTCGCGAGCCACTTGTGCCTTCTGAGCTACGGCCAAACCTGGCGTTGAAGCAGGCGTGCGAAGAGTTCCTCGAGCAAAACGGTTGGGCTGCCGATTGGTAG
- a CDS encoding alpha-1,2 glucosyltransferase ALG10: protein MELSQGYKTVAAFIIALPLFVWRFKNSSGPNSRLEGFFFYCLSVASVSWLYAVSVLVPEPYLDEVFHIPQAQKYCQGRFQEWDDKITTPPGLYLLSLVTPGVIRPSSSISGYFCDVKSLRATNVVVLMILAFLVLKCRREIEARLYEAHASTRLRNTSQYAVHTALNIALFPLLFFFSGLYYTDVVSTAAVLVAYLNHLKRIGRDRSSALNDLTTIFLGIVTLFFRQTNVFWVVVYMGGLEAVHAVKTLRPEQVDQPVILTLFRQIKYFAWRYSLGDVHDPPLHMMWPDDMLFCVLSLGIAAICNPIHVIRQIWPYVAVLVSFGGFVAWNGGVVLGDKSNHVATIHLPQMLYIWPFFAFFSLPLLVPYALPIINIGLRILPQAGSPTSTSKPAPEANAEPASFSFSKSRRSGSSDKDSATGSSDRKYPRPSKPLEIASFIFGIKLILWPLYLLATIVLSLAIVRYNTIIHPFTLADNRHYMFYIFRYTIRRASWIRYALVVPYTLSRWMTWGTVAGCSRFFTIHTRACSVYGNGTGNPPFLSHPMVTNVGFSPRQTYTPFPTEVTENSQDTSKDQELSKALEDDPLLASVIPASTSTGLIFLLATTLSLMTAPLVEPRYFIIPWVMWRLLVPAWRLHDHGGYSDIASRLSNHPKTRPLFEFFQHYDLRLIIETFWFIAINVATGYIFLTKPYIWKAEDGTVLDDGRLQRFMW, encoded by the exons ATGGAGCTATCTCAAGGATACAAGACAGTAGCAGCCTTCATCATTGCGCTACCTCTTTTTGTCTGGCGATTTAAGAACTCTTCAGGTCCTAACTCGCGCTTAGAgggtttcttcttttattgCCTTTCTGTCGCTTCTGTCTCTTGGTTGTATGCCGTCTCAGTACTGGTCCCTGAGCCTTACCTG GATGAAGTATTCCATATACCGCAGGCGCAAAAATACTGCCAGGGGAGGTTCCAAGAGTGGGATGACAAGATTACGACACCACCAGGGCT TTACCTTCTCTCTCTTGTAACACCTGGAGTTATCCGTCCTAGTAGTTCAATAAGTGGATACTTCTGCGACGTCAAGAGTCTACGAGCTACCAACGTCGTTGTTCTGATGATACTCGCCTTCTTGGTCCTGAAGTGCCGTCGAGAGATCGAGGCACGTCTCTATGAAGCTCACGCCTCGACCCGGCTACGCAATACTTCACAATATGCAGTTCACACCGCACTCAATATCGCCCtctttcctcttctcttcttcttctctggacTTTACTACACCGATGTTGTATCTACTGCAGCCGTCCTGGTCGCGTACTTGAACCACTTGAAGCGCATTGGTCGAGATCGTAGTTCTGCCTTGAACGATCTAACAACAATCTTCCTTGGAATTGTCACGCTTTTCTTTCGCCAGACCAATGTCTTCTGGGTAGTTGTGTATATGGGTGGCCTAGAAGCTGTCCATGCTGTCAAGACATTGCGGCCAGAGCAGGTTGATCAGCCAGTTATCTTAACGCTCTTTAGGCAGATCAAGTATTTTGCATGGAGATATTCCCTTGGGGATGTCCATGACCCCCCACTGCACATGATGTGGCCAGATG ACATGCTCTTCTGTGTCTTGAGCCTGGGAATCGCAGCGATTTGCAACCCAATCCACGTCATTAGGCAAATATGGCCTTACGTTGCTGTCCTTGTCTCATTTGGTGGCTTCGTAGCATGGAACGGTGGTGTTGTCCTCG GTGACAAATCCAACCATGTTGCTACTATCCACCTCCCACAGATGCTCTACATATGGcctttctttgctttcttctctctacCACTTCTGGTACCGTATGCCCTACCCATCATTAACATAGGACTGCGAATACTCCCGCAGGCTGGATCGCCTACATCAACTAGCAAACCAGCCCCCGAGGCCAATGCAGAGCCGGCCTCATTTTCCTTCAGCAAGTCACGAAGGTCAGGAAGCTCTGACAAAGACTCGGCGACTGGCAGCTCGGACAGGAAATACCCACGTCCATCGAAGCCACTGGAAATCGCCAGCTTCATCTTTGGGATTAAGCTTATACTCTGGCCCCTCTACCTCCTTGCGACCATAGTGCTCTCCCTCGCCATCGTACGCTACAACACTATTATCCACCCCTTCACTCTGGCTGACAACCGCCATTACATGTTCTACATCTTTCGATACACCATCCGACGGGCTTCTTGGATTCGATATGCTTTGGTTGTCCCCTATACCTTGTCTCGGTGGATGACGTGGGGTACCGTCGCTGGCTGTTCACGGTTCTTCACAATTCACACGCGTGCCTGTTCTGTTTATGGGAATGGAACAGGAAATCCTCCCTTCCTGAGTCATCCTATGGTGACTAACGTTGGGTTTTCGCCAAGACAGACTTATACTCCCTTTCCAACTGAGGTAACGGAGAATTCTCAGGATACTTCCAAAGATCAAGAACTGAGCAAGGCTTTGGAAGATGACCCTCTTCTTGCTTCCGTTATACCAGCTTCCACTTCGACTGGACTCATATTCTTGCTTGCCACAACCTTATCACTCATGACGGCCCCGCTAGTAGAGCCACGATACTTTATCATACCCTGGGTGATGTGGAGGCTGCTTGTACCTGCGTGGAGGCTTCACGACCATGGTGGTTACAGCGATATTGCTTCTAGGCTCTCAAATCACCCAAAGACCAGGCCTTTGTTTGAGTTCTTTCAACACTACGATCTGCGTCTTATCATTGAAACGTTTTGGTTCATCGCCATCAATGTTGCAACAGGCTACATCTTCCTCACCAAGCCTTACATTTGGAAGGCGGAAGATGGGACTGTGCTGGACGACGGTCGACTTCAAAGATTTATGTGGTAA
- a CDS encoding 30S ribosomal protein S12 produces the protein MVGSILRQFFSPATRRPLTTALSTPPSRLIQPTIRTFTTSAPRAFAPTTARSATLNQVLRGIRKGKRARHAVSPALSNTNCPALKGVCLRVGVVRPKKPNSGERKTARVKLSTGAVVTAYIPGEGHNIQQHSVVLVRGGRAQDCPGVRYHLVRGALDLGGVASRTTSRSKYGTKKPKKATVG, from the exons ATGGTCGGCTCCATACTCCGCCAGTTCTTCTCCCCGGCGACTCGTCGTCCCCTCACCACAGccctctcaacaccaccaagccGCCTCATCCAACCAACCATCCGAACATTCACAACCTCAGCACCCCGCGCATTCGCCCCCACAACAGCTCGCTCAGCTACACTGAACCAAGTACTCCGCGGTATCCGAAAAGGCAAGCGCGCACGCCACGCTGTCTCTCCTGCTCTGTCCAACACAAATTGTCCCGCTCTGAAGGGTGTCTGTCTCcgtgttggtgttgttcgaCCCAAGAAGCCCAACTCTGGTGAGCGAAAAACCGCTCGTGTGAAGCTTTCCACTGGAGCTGTTGTTACGGCGTATATTCCTGGCGAGGGACACAATATTCAGCAGCATAGTGTTGTGTTGGTGCGAGGTGGACGTGCACAGGATTGTCCTGGTGTGAGATACCATCTTGTTCGAGGAGCTCTGGATCTG GGTGGTGTTGCGAGCCGAACAACAAGTCGAAGCAAGTATGGcaccaagaagcccaagaaggccacAGTTGGTTAA